A genomic segment from Pseudorca crassidens isolate mPseCra1 chromosome 6, mPseCra1.hap1, whole genome shotgun sequence encodes:
- the ASDURF gene encoding ASNSD1 upstream open reading frame protein, translating to MPSRGARPEDGSGLVPTDNSTQHKEDLSSKIKEQKIVVDELSNLKKNRKVYRQQQNSDIFFLADRTEMLSESKNTLDELRKEYQEIENSEKTKIKK from the exons ATGCCTAGCCGAGGTGCGCGACCCGAGGACGGCTCCGGGCTGGTCCCTACCGACAACTCGACCCAGCACAAGGAAGATCTTAGCAGCAAG attaaagaacaaaaaattgtTGTGGATGAACTTTCTAACCTGAAGAAGAACAGG AAAGTATATAGGCAGCAACAGAACAGCGACATATTCTTTCTTGCAGACCGAACAGAAATGCTTTCTGAAAGCAAAA aTACATTGGATGAGCTGAGGAAAGAAtaccaagaaatagaaaactcagAGAAGACCAAAATCAAGAAATAG